In Solanum pennellii chromosome 7, SPENNV200, the following are encoded in one genomic region:
- the LOC107026343 gene encoding protein phosphatase 2C 50 isoform X5 translates to MQDCFETGKLIYDESVLPTCIDFAGYELIPNTTSLLSEPNKCKLPCSVSNHRVSRDKANLFMTVADCHEIRKGKSFSSTVVANGNCLIASEVEDGRSMDNNLISPTDELFGNMTCSDSLVDERVSMPNQECTDLEVKVGKMPPRDEEKKVGVSQILRKSFSCSLANELVNESQLVSDIVSTMVVGAEDYKRKLSPSHLETSQEIKISRPNTLCFDSVPLWGLITIQGKRPEMEDTAIALPRFLRIPSHILTDAPVSHALSQTLTAHLYGVYDGHGGSQVANYCHERLHMVLAQEIDIMKEDPHNGSVNWKEQWSKAFLNCFCRVDDEVGGFCSETDGIEPDLSVIAPEAVGSTAIVAVVSPTHIIVANCGDSRAVLCRGKLPMPLSIDHKPNREDECSRIEELGGKVINWDGHRVSGVLAVSRSIGDRYLRPYVIPDPEMMFVPRAKEDDCLILASDGLWDVLTNEEACDVARRRILLWHKKNGGTLSRERGENVDPAAQDAAEYLTRVALQRGSRDNISVIVVDLKAQRKFKKKT, encoded by the exons ATGCAAGATTGTTTTGAAACG GGAAAATTGATATATGATGAATCAGTATTACCTACATGTATTGACTTTGCTGGATATGAGCTGATCCCCAATACGACTAGCTTGCTGTCAGAACCTAACAAGTGCAAACTTCCTTGTTCGGTGTCGAATCATAGAGTGTCCAGGGACAAAGCTAACCTCTTTATGACAGTTGCTGATTGTCATGAAATCAGGAAAGGGAAGAGTTTTTCTTCGACAGTTGTAGCTAATGGGAATTGTTTGATTGCTAGTGAGGTAGAAGATGGTAGATCTATGGACAACAATTTGATTTCACCTACTGATGAGCTTTTCGGAAATATGACTTGTTCTGATTCTCTAGTTGATGAGCGTGTCAGCATGCCTAACCAAGAATGTACAGATTTGGAGGTTAAGGTTGGGAAAATGCCTCCTCGAGATGAGGAAAAGAAGGTTGGTGTATCCCAGATTCTGAGAAAGTCTTTTTCGTGTAGTTTGGCTAATGAGTTGGTTAATGAGTCACAACTTGTAAGTGATATTGTTTCCACCATGGTTGTGGGTGCTGAagattataaaagaaaattatcacCATCCCATCTTGAGACCTCACAAGAGATAAAGATAAGCAGGCCAAATACCCTTTGTTTTGATTCTGTACCGCTTTGGGGGCTCATCACGATACAAGGAAAGAGGCCGGAGATGGAAGATACTGCTATAGCTTTACCAAGGTTTCTGAGAATCCCTTcccatattttgactgatgcgCCAGTTTCTCATGCCCTGAGTCAAACACTTACAGCCCATTTATATGGGGTTTATGATGGACATGGAGGCTCTCAG GTAGCTAATTATTGTCATGAGCGTCTCCATATGGTTTTAGCACAGGAGATAGATATCATGAAAGAGGATCCACATAATGGAAGTGTTAACTGGAAGGAGCAATGGTCAAAGGCTTTCTTGAATTGTTTCTGTAGAGTCGATGATGAGGTAGGAGGGTTCTGTAGTGAAACAGACGGGATTGAGCCTGACCTTTCAGTCATTGCTCCTGAAGCAGTTGGATCTACAGCTATAGTTGCTGTTGTTAGTCCAACCCATATTATTGTTGCGAATTGTGGTGATTCAAGGGCAGTCCTTTGTCGGGGAAAACTGCCCATGCCATTATCCATTGACCATAAG CCAAATAGGGAAGATGAGTGTTCACGAATAGAAGAACTGGGAGGGAAGGTCATTAATTGGGATGGACATCGCGTTTCTGGTGTTCTTGCAGTTTCAAGGTCAATTG GTGATAGATATTTAAGGCCTTATGTGATTCCAGATCCAGAAATGATGTTTGTACCCCGAGCAAAAGAAGACGACTGTCTAATTTTAGCAAGTGATGGGCTATGGGATGTCTTGACAAATGAAGAAGCTTGTGATGTAGCCCGGAGACGAATTCTTCTCTGGCACAAAAAGAATGGTGGTACTTTGAGTAGGGAAAGGGGTGAAAACGTAGATCCTGCTGCTCAAGATGCTGCAGAGTACTTGACTCGAGTTGCTCTCCAAAGGGGCAGCAGAGATAATATATCTGTGATTGTGGTCGATTTGAAGGCACAGAggaaattcaagaagaaaacataa
- the LOC107026343 gene encoding protein phosphatase 2C 50 isoform X2, translating to MEEMFPTLAVSYKQGKLIYDESVLPTCIDFAGYELIPNTTSLLSEPNKCKLPCSVSNHRVSRDKANLFMTVADCHEIRKGKSFSSTVVANGNCLIASEVEDGRSMDNNLISPTDELFGNMTCSDSLVDERVSMPNQECTDLEVKVGKMPPRDEEKKVGVSQILRKSFSCSLANELVNESQLVSDIVSTMVVGAEDYKRKLSPSHLETSQEIKISRPNTLCFDSVPLWGLITIQGKRPEMEDTAIALPRFLRIPSHILTDAPVSHALSQTLTAHLYGVYDGHGGSQVANYCHERLHMVLAQEIDIMKEDPHNGSVNWKEQWSKAFLNCFCRVDDEVGGFCSETDGIEPDLSVIAPEAVGSTAIVAVVSPTHIIVANCGDSRAVLCRGKLPMPLSIDHKPNREDECSRIEELGGKVINWDGHRVSGVLAVSRSIGDRYLRPYVIPDPEMMFVPRAKEDDCLILASDGLWDVLTNEEACDVARRRILLWHKKNGGTLSRERGENVDPAAQDAAEYLTRVALQRGSRDNISVIVVDLKAQRKFKKKT from the exons ATGGAAGAGATGTTTCCAACACTTGCTGTATCATATAAACAGGGAAAATTGATATATGATGAATCAGTATTACCTACATGTATTGACTTTGCTGGATATGAGCTGATCCCCAATACGACTAGCTTGCTGTCAGAACCTAACAAGTGCAAACTTCCTTGTTCGGTGTCGAATCATAGAGTGTCCAGGGACAAAGCTAACCTCTTTATGACAGTTGCTGATTGTCATGAAATCAGGAAAGGGAAGAGTTTTTCTTCGACAGTTGTAGCTAATGGGAATTGTTTGATTGCTAGTGAGGTAGAAGATGGTAGATCTATGGACAACAATTTGATTTCACCTACTGATGAGCTTTTCGGAAATATGACTTGTTCTGATTCTCTAGTTGATGAGCGTGTCAGCATGCCTAACCAAGAATGTACAGATTTGGAGGTTAAGGTTGGGAAAATGCCTCCTCGAGATGAGGAAAAGAAGGTTGGTGTATCCCAGATTCTGAGAAAGTCTTTTTCGTGTAGTTTGGCTAATGAGTTGGTTAATGAGTCACAACTTGTAAGTGATATTGTTTCCACCATGGTTGTGGGTGCTGAagattataaaagaaaattatcacCATCCCATCTTGAGACCTCACAAGAGATAAAGATAAGCAGGCCAAATACCCTTTGTTTTGATTCTGTACCGCTTTGGGGGCTCATCACGATACAAGGAAAGAGGCCGGAGATGGAAGATACTGCTATAGCTTTACCAAGGTTTCTGAGAATCCCTTcccatattttgactgatgcgCCAGTTTCTCATGCCCTGAGTCAAACACTTACAGCCCATTTATATGGGGTTTATGATGGACATGGAGGCTCTCAG GTAGCTAATTATTGTCATGAGCGTCTCCATATGGTTTTAGCACAGGAGATAGATATCATGAAAGAGGATCCACATAATGGAAGTGTTAACTGGAAGGAGCAATGGTCAAAGGCTTTCTTGAATTGTTTCTGTAGAGTCGATGATGAGGTAGGAGGGTTCTGTAGTGAAACAGACGGGATTGAGCCTGACCTTTCAGTCATTGCTCCTGAAGCAGTTGGATCTACAGCTATAGTTGCTGTTGTTAGTCCAACCCATATTATTGTTGCGAATTGTGGTGATTCAAGGGCAGTCCTTTGTCGGGGAAAACTGCCCATGCCATTATCCATTGACCATAAG CCAAATAGGGAAGATGAGTGTTCACGAATAGAAGAACTGGGAGGGAAGGTCATTAATTGGGATGGACATCGCGTTTCTGGTGTTCTTGCAGTTTCAAGGTCAATTG GTGATAGATATTTAAGGCCTTATGTGATTCCAGATCCAGAAATGATGTTTGTACCCCGAGCAAAAGAAGACGACTGTCTAATTTTAGCAAGTGATGGGCTATGGGATGTCTTGACAAATGAAGAAGCTTGTGATGTAGCCCGGAGACGAATTCTTCTCTGGCACAAAAAGAATGGTGGTACTTTGAGTAGGGAAAGGGGTGAAAACGTAGATCCTGCTGCTCAAGATGCTGCAGAGTACTTGACTCGAGTTGCTCTCCAAAGGGGCAGCAGAGATAATATATCTGTGATTGTGGTCGATTTGAAGGCACAGAggaaattcaagaagaaaacataa
- the LOC107026343 gene encoding protein phosphatase 2C 50 isoform X1, which produces MEEMFPTLAVSYKQGKLIYDESVLPTCIDFAGYELIPNTTSLLSEPNKCKLPCSVSNHRVSRDKANLFMTVADCHEIRKGKSFSSTVVANGNCLIASEVEDGRSMDNNLISPTDELFGNMTCSDSLVDERVSMPNQECTDLEVKVGKMPPRDEEKKVGVSQILRKSFSCSLANELVNESQLVSDIVSTMVVGAEDYKRKLSPSHLETSQEIKISRPNTLCFDSVPLWGLITIQGKRPEMEDTAIALPRFLRIPSHILTDAPVSHALSQTLTAHLYGVYDGHGGSQQVANYCHERLHMVLAQEIDIMKEDPHNGSVNWKEQWSKAFLNCFCRVDDEVGGFCSETDGIEPDLSVIAPEAVGSTAIVAVVSPTHIIVANCGDSRAVLCRGKLPMPLSIDHKPNREDECSRIEELGGKVINWDGHRVSGVLAVSRSIGDRYLRPYVIPDPEMMFVPRAKEDDCLILASDGLWDVLTNEEACDVARRRILLWHKKNGGTLSRERGENVDPAAQDAAEYLTRVALQRGSRDNISVIVVDLKAQRKFKKKT; this is translated from the exons ATGGAAGAGATGTTTCCAACACTTGCTGTATCATATAAACAGGGAAAATTGATATATGATGAATCAGTATTACCTACATGTATTGACTTTGCTGGATATGAGCTGATCCCCAATACGACTAGCTTGCTGTCAGAACCTAACAAGTGCAAACTTCCTTGTTCGGTGTCGAATCATAGAGTGTCCAGGGACAAAGCTAACCTCTTTATGACAGTTGCTGATTGTCATGAAATCAGGAAAGGGAAGAGTTTTTCTTCGACAGTTGTAGCTAATGGGAATTGTTTGATTGCTAGTGAGGTAGAAGATGGTAGATCTATGGACAACAATTTGATTTCACCTACTGATGAGCTTTTCGGAAATATGACTTGTTCTGATTCTCTAGTTGATGAGCGTGTCAGCATGCCTAACCAAGAATGTACAGATTTGGAGGTTAAGGTTGGGAAAATGCCTCCTCGAGATGAGGAAAAGAAGGTTGGTGTATCCCAGATTCTGAGAAAGTCTTTTTCGTGTAGTTTGGCTAATGAGTTGGTTAATGAGTCACAACTTGTAAGTGATATTGTTTCCACCATGGTTGTGGGTGCTGAagattataaaagaaaattatcacCATCCCATCTTGAGACCTCACAAGAGATAAAGATAAGCAGGCCAAATACCCTTTGTTTTGATTCTGTACCGCTTTGGGGGCTCATCACGATACAAGGAAAGAGGCCGGAGATGGAAGATACTGCTATAGCTTTACCAAGGTTTCTGAGAATCCCTTcccatattttgactgatgcgCCAGTTTCTCATGCCCTGAGTCAAACACTTACAGCCCATTTATATGGGGTTTATGATGGACATGGAGGCTCTCAG CAGGTAGCTAATTATTGTCATGAGCGTCTCCATATGGTTTTAGCACAGGAGATAGATATCATGAAAGAGGATCCACATAATGGAAGTGTTAACTGGAAGGAGCAATGGTCAAAGGCTTTCTTGAATTGTTTCTGTAGAGTCGATGATGAGGTAGGAGGGTTCTGTAGTGAAACAGACGGGATTGAGCCTGACCTTTCAGTCATTGCTCCTGAAGCAGTTGGATCTACAGCTATAGTTGCTGTTGTTAGTCCAACCCATATTATTGTTGCGAATTGTGGTGATTCAAGGGCAGTCCTTTGTCGGGGAAAACTGCCCATGCCATTATCCATTGACCATAAG CCAAATAGGGAAGATGAGTGTTCACGAATAGAAGAACTGGGAGGGAAGGTCATTAATTGGGATGGACATCGCGTTTCTGGTGTTCTTGCAGTTTCAAGGTCAATTG GTGATAGATATTTAAGGCCTTATGTGATTCCAGATCCAGAAATGATGTTTGTACCCCGAGCAAAAGAAGACGACTGTCTAATTTTAGCAAGTGATGGGCTATGGGATGTCTTGACAAATGAAGAAGCTTGTGATGTAGCCCGGAGACGAATTCTTCTCTGGCACAAAAAGAATGGTGGTACTTTGAGTAGGGAAAGGGGTGAAAACGTAGATCCTGCTGCTCAAGATGCTGCAGAGTACTTGACTCGAGTTGCTCTCCAAAGGGGCAGCAGAGATAATATATCTGTGATTGTGGTCGATTTGAAGGCACAGAggaaattcaagaagaaaacataa
- the LOC107026343 gene encoding protein phosphatase 2C 50 isoform X7: MVCLCFEVEDGRSMDNNLISPTDELFGNMTCSDSLVDERVSMPNQECTDLEVKVGKMPPRDEEKKVGVSQILRKSFSCSLANELVNESQLVSDIVSTMVVGAEDYKRKLSPSHLETSQEIKISRPNTLCFDSVPLWGLITIQGKRPEMEDTAIALPRFLRIPSHILTDAPVSHALSQTLTAHLYGVYDGHGGSQQVANYCHERLHMVLAQEIDIMKEDPHNGSVNWKEQWSKAFLNCFCRVDDEVGGFCSETDGIEPDLSVIAPEAVGSTAIVAVVSPTHIIVANCGDSRAVLCRGKLPMPLSIDHKPNREDECSRIEELGGKVINWDGHRVSGVLAVSRSIGDRYLRPYVIPDPEMMFVPRAKEDDCLILASDGLWDVLTNEEACDVARRRILLWHKKNGGTLSRERGENVDPAAQDAAEYLTRVALQRGSRDNISVIVVDLKAQRKFKKKT, encoded by the exons ATGGTCTGCTTGTGCTT TGAGGTAGAAGATGGTAGATCTATGGACAACAATTTGATTTCACCTACTGATGAGCTTTTCGGAAATATGACTTGTTCTGATTCTCTAGTTGATGAGCGTGTCAGCATGCCTAACCAAGAATGTACAGATTTGGAGGTTAAGGTTGGGAAAATGCCTCCTCGAGATGAGGAAAAGAAGGTTGGTGTATCCCAGATTCTGAGAAAGTCTTTTTCGTGTAGTTTGGCTAATGAGTTGGTTAATGAGTCACAACTTGTAAGTGATATTGTTTCCACCATGGTTGTGGGTGCTGAagattataaaagaaaattatcacCATCCCATCTTGAGACCTCACAAGAGATAAAGATAAGCAGGCCAAATACCCTTTGTTTTGATTCTGTACCGCTTTGGGGGCTCATCACGATACAAGGAAAGAGGCCGGAGATGGAAGATACTGCTATAGCTTTACCAAGGTTTCTGAGAATCCCTTcccatattttgactgatgcgCCAGTTTCTCATGCCCTGAGTCAAACACTTACAGCCCATTTATATGGGGTTTATGATGGACATGGAGGCTCTCAG CAGGTAGCTAATTATTGTCATGAGCGTCTCCATATGGTTTTAGCACAGGAGATAGATATCATGAAAGAGGATCCACATAATGGAAGTGTTAACTGGAAGGAGCAATGGTCAAAGGCTTTCTTGAATTGTTTCTGTAGAGTCGATGATGAGGTAGGAGGGTTCTGTAGTGAAACAGACGGGATTGAGCCTGACCTTTCAGTCATTGCTCCTGAAGCAGTTGGATCTACAGCTATAGTTGCTGTTGTTAGTCCAACCCATATTATTGTTGCGAATTGTGGTGATTCAAGGGCAGTCCTTTGTCGGGGAAAACTGCCCATGCCATTATCCATTGACCATAAG CCAAATAGGGAAGATGAGTGTTCACGAATAGAAGAACTGGGAGGGAAGGTCATTAATTGGGATGGACATCGCGTTTCTGGTGTTCTTGCAGTTTCAAGGTCAATTG GTGATAGATATTTAAGGCCTTATGTGATTCCAGATCCAGAAATGATGTTTGTACCCCGAGCAAAAGAAGACGACTGTCTAATTTTAGCAAGTGATGGGCTATGGGATGTCTTGACAAATGAAGAAGCTTGTGATGTAGCCCGGAGACGAATTCTTCTCTGGCACAAAAAGAATGGTGGTACTTTGAGTAGGGAAAGGGGTGAAAACGTAGATCCTGCTGCTCAAGATGCTGCAGAGTACTTGACTCGAGTTGCTCTCCAAAGGGGCAGCAGAGATAATATATCTGTGATTGTGGTCGATTTGAAGGCACAGAggaaattcaagaagaaaacataa
- the LOC107026343 gene encoding protein phosphatase 2C 50 isoform X3 codes for MYGLLVLGKLIYDESVLPTCIDFAGYELIPNTTSLLSEPNKCKLPCSVSNHRVSRDKANLFMTVADCHEIRKGKSFSSTVVANGNCLIASEVEDGRSMDNNLISPTDELFGNMTCSDSLVDERVSMPNQECTDLEVKVGKMPPRDEEKKVGVSQILRKSFSCSLANELVNESQLVSDIVSTMVVGAEDYKRKLSPSHLETSQEIKISRPNTLCFDSVPLWGLITIQGKRPEMEDTAIALPRFLRIPSHILTDAPVSHALSQTLTAHLYGVYDGHGGSQQVANYCHERLHMVLAQEIDIMKEDPHNGSVNWKEQWSKAFLNCFCRVDDEVGGFCSETDGIEPDLSVIAPEAVGSTAIVAVVSPTHIIVANCGDSRAVLCRGKLPMPLSIDHKPNREDECSRIEELGGKVINWDGHRVSGVLAVSRSIGDRYLRPYVIPDPEMMFVPRAKEDDCLILASDGLWDVLTNEEACDVARRRILLWHKKNGGTLSRERGENVDPAAQDAAEYLTRVALQRGSRDNISVIVVDLKAQRKFKKKT; via the exons ATGTATGGTCTGCTTGTGCTT GGAAAATTGATATATGATGAATCAGTATTACCTACATGTATTGACTTTGCTGGATATGAGCTGATCCCCAATACGACTAGCTTGCTGTCAGAACCTAACAAGTGCAAACTTCCTTGTTCGGTGTCGAATCATAGAGTGTCCAGGGACAAAGCTAACCTCTTTATGACAGTTGCTGATTGTCATGAAATCAGGAAAGGGAAGAGTTTTTCTTCGACAGTTGTAGCTAATGGGAATTGTTTGATTGCTAGTGAGGTAGAAGATGGTAGATCTATGGACAACAATTTGATTTCACCTACTGATGAGCTTTTCGGAAATATGACTTGTTCTGATTCTCTAGTTGATGAGCGTGTCAGCATGCCTAACCAAGAATGTACAGATTTGGAGGTTAAGGTTGGGAAAATGCCTCCTCGAGATGAGGAAAAGAAGGTTGGTGTATCCCAGATTCTGAGAAAGTCTTTTTCGTGTAGTTTGGCTAATGAGTTGGTTAATGAGTCACAACTTGTAAGTGATATTGTTTCCACCATGGTTGTGGGTGCTGAagattataaaagaaaattatcacCATCCCATCTTGAGACCTCACAAGAGATAAAGATAAGCAGGCCAAATACCCTTTGTTTTGATTCTGTACCGCTTTGGGGGCTCATCACGATACAAGGAAAGAGGCCGGAGATGGAAGATACTGCTATAGCTTTACCAAGGTTTCTGAGAATCCCTTcccatattttgactgatgcgCCAGTTTCTCATGCCCTGAGTCAAACACTTACAGCCCATTTATATGGGGTTTATGATGGACATGGAGGCTCTCAG CAGGTAGCTAATTATTGTCATGAGCGTCTCCATATGGTTTTAGCACAGGAGATAGATATCATGAAAGAGGATCCACATAATGGAAGTGTTAACTGGAAGGAGCAATGGTCAAAGGCTTTCTTGAATTGTTTCTGTAGAGTCGATGATGAGGTAGGAGGGTTCTGTAGTGAAACAGACGGGATTGAGCCTGACCTTTCAGTCATTGCTCCTGAAGCAGTTGGATCTACAGCTATAGTTGCTGTTGTTAGTCCAACCCATATTATTGTTGCGAATTGTGGTGATTCAAGGGCAGTCCTTTGTCGGGGAAAACTGCCCATGCCATTATCCATTGACCATAAG CCAAATAGGGAAGATGAGTGTTCACGAATAGAAGAACTGGGAGGGAAGGTCATTAATTGGGATGGACATCGCGTTTCTGGTGTTCTTGCAGTTTCAAGGTCAATTG GTGATAGATATTTAAGGCCTTATGTGATTCCAGATCCAGAAATGATGTTTGTACCCCGAGCAAAAGAAGACGACTGTCTAATTTTAGCAAGTGATGGGCTATGGGATGTCTTGACAAATGAAGAAGCTTGTGATGTAGCCCGGAGACGAATTCTTCTCTGGCACAAAAAGAATGGTGGTACTTTGAGTAGGGAAAGGGGTGAAAACGTAGATCCTGCTGCTCAAGATGCTGCAGAGTACTTGACTCGAGTTGCTCTCCAAAGGGGCAGCAGAGATAATATATCTGTGATTGTGGTCGATTTGAAGGCACAGAggaaattcaagaagaaaacataa
- the LOC107026343 gene encoding protein phosphatase 2C 50 isoform X4, protein MQDCFETGKLIYDESVLPTCIDFAGYELIPNTTSLLSEPNKCKLPCSVSNHRVSRDKANLFMTVADCHEIRKGKSFSSTVVANGNCLIASEVEDGRSMDNNLISPTDELFGNMTCSDSLVDERVSMPNQECTDLEVKVGKMPPRDEEKKVGVSQILRKSFSCSLANELVNESQLVSDIVSTMVVGAEDYKRKLSPSHLETSQEIKISRPNTLCFDSVPLWGLITIQGKRPEMEDTAIALPRFLRIPSHILTDAPVSHALSQTLTAHLYGVYDGHGGSQQVANYCHERLHMVLAQEIDIMKEDPHNGSVNWKEQWSKAFLNCFCRVDDEVGGFCSETDGIEPDLSVIAPEAVGSTAIVAVVSPTHIIVANCGDSRAVLCRGKLPMPLSIDHKPNREDECSRIEELGGKVINWDGHRVSGVLAVSRSIGDRYLRPYVIPDPEMMFVPRAKEDDCLILASDGLWDVLTNEEACDVARRRILLWHKKNGGTLSRERGENVDPAAQDAAEYLTRVALQRGSRDNISVIVVDLKAQRKFKKKT, encoded by the exons ATGCAAGATTGTTTTGAAACG GGAAAATTGATATATGATGAATCAGTATTACCTACATGTATTGACTTTGCTGGATATGAGCTGATCCCCAATACGACTAGCTTGCTGTCAGAACCTAACAAGTGCAAACTTCCTTGTTCGGTGTCGAATCATAGAGTGTCCAGGGACAAAGCTAACCTCTTTATGACAGTTGCTGATTGTCATGAAATCAGGAAAGGGAAGAGTTTTTCTTCGACAGTTGTAGCTAATGGGAATTGTTTGATTGCTAGTGAGGTAGAAGATGGTAGATCTATGGACAACAATTTGATTTCACCTACTGATGAGCTTTTCGGAAATATGACTTGTTCTGATTCTCTAGTTGATGAGCGTGTCAGCATGCCTAACCAAGAATGTACAGATTTGGAGGTTAAGGTTGGGAAAATGCCTCCTCGAGATGAGGAAAAGAAGGTTGGTGTATCCCAGATTCTGAGAAAGTCTTTTTCGTGTAGTTTGGCTAATGAGTTGGTTAATGAGTCACAACTTGTAAGTGATATTGTTTCCACCATGGTTGTGGGTGCTGAagattataaaagaaaattatcacCATCCCATCTTGAGACCTCACAAGAGATAAAGATAAGCAGGCCAAATACCCTTTGTTTTGATTCTGTACCGCTTTGGGGGCTCATCACGATACAAGGAAAGAGGCCGGAGATGGAAGATACTGCTATAGCTTTACCAAGGTTTCTGAGAATCCCTTcccatattttgactgatgcgCCAGTTTCTCATGCCCTGAGTCAAACACTTACAGCCCATTTATATGGGGTTTATGATGGACATGGAGGCTCTCAG CAGGTAGCTAATTATTGTCATGAGCGTCTCCATATGGTTTTAGCACAGGAGATAGATATCATGAAAGAGGATCCACATAATGGAAGTGTTAACTGGAAGGAGCAATGGTCAAAGGCTTTCTTGAATTGTTTCTGTAGAGTCGATGATGAGGTAGGAGGGTTCTGTAGTGAAACAGACGGGATTGAGCCTGACCTTTCAGTCATTGCTCCTGAAGCAGTTGGATCTACAGCTATAGTTGCTGTTGTTAGTCCAACCCATATTATTGTTGCGAATTGTGGTGATTCAAGGGCAGTCCTTTGTCGGGGAAAACTGCCCATGCCATTATCCATTGACCATAAG CCAAATAGGGAAGATGAGTGTTCACGAATAGAAGAACTGGGAGGGAAGGTCATTAATTGGGATGGACATCGCGTTTCTGGTGTTCTTGCAGTTTCAAGGTCAATTG GTGATAGATATTTAAGGCCTTATGTGATTCCAGATCCAGAAATGATGTTTGTACCCCGAGCAAAAGAAGACGACTGTCTAATTTTAGCAAGTGATGGGCTATGGGATGTCTTGACAAATGAAGAAGCTTGTGATGTAGCCCGGAGACGAATTCTTCTCTGGCACAAAAAGAATGGTGGTACTTTGAGTAGGGAAAGGGGTGAAAACGTAGATCCTGCTGCTCAAGATGCTGCAGAGTACTTGACTCGAGTTGCTCTCCAAAGGGGCAGCAGAGATAATATATCTGTGATTGTGGTCGATTTGAAGGCACAGAggaaattcaagaagaaaacataa
- the LOC107026343 gene encoding protein phosphatase 2C 77 isoform X6 gives MEEMFPTLAVSYKQGKLIYDESVLPTCIDFAGYELIPNTTSLLSEPNKCKLPCSVSNHRVSRDKANLFMTVADCHEIRKGKSFSSTVVANGNCLIASEVEDGRSMDNNLISPTDELFGNMTCSDSLVDERVSMPNQECTDLEVKVGKMPPRDEEKKVGVSQILRKSFSCSLANELVNESQLVSDIVSTMVVGAEDYKRKLSPSHLETSQEIKISRPNTLCFDSVPLWGLITIQGKRPEMEDTAIALPRFLRIPSHILTDAPVSHALSQTLTAHLYGVYDGHGGSQQVANYCHERLHMVLAQEIDIMKEDPHNGSVNWKEQWSKAFLNCFCRVDDEVGGFCSETDGIEPDLSVIAPEAVGSTAIVAVVSPTHIIVANCGDSRAVLCRGKLPMPLSIDHKPNREDECSRIEELGGKVINWDGHRVSGVLAVSRSIGISKLRWSRPAHVPNLKCYSIQYIVSKVNPEAAH, from the exons ATGGAAGAGATGTTTCCAACACTTGCTGTATCATATAAACAGGGAAAATTGATATATGATGAATCAGTATTACCTACATGTATTGACTTTGCTGGATATGAGCTGATCCCCAATACGACTAGCTTGCTGTCAGAACCTAACAAGTGCAAACTTCCTTGTTCGGTGTCGAATCATAGAGTGTCCAGGGACAAAGCTAACCTCTTTATGACAGTTGCTGATTGTCATGAAATCAGGAAAGGGAAGAGTTTTTCTTCGACAGTTGTAGCTAATGGGAATTGTTTGATTGCTAGTGAGGTAGAAGATGGTAGATCTATGGACAACAATTTGATTTCACCTACTGATGAGCTTTTCGGAAATATGACTTGTTCTGATTCTCTAGTTGATGAGCGTGTCAGCATGCCTAACCAAGAATGTACAGATTTGGAGGTTAAGGTTGGGAAAATGCCTCCTCGAGATGAGGAAAAGAAGGTTGGTGTATCCCAGATTCTGAGAAAGTCTTTTTCGTGTAGTTTGGCTAATGAGTTGGTTAATGAGTCACAACTTGTAAGTGATATTGTTTCCACCATGGTTGTGGGTGCTGAagattataaaagaaaattatcacCATCCCATCTTGAGACCTCACAAGAGATAAAGATAAGCAGGCCAAATACCCTTTGTTTTGATTCTGTACCGCTTTGGGGGCTCATCACGATACAAGGAAAGAGGCCGGAGATGGAAGATACTGCTATAGCTTTACCAAGGTTTCTGAGAATCCCTTcccatattttgactgatgcgCCAGTTTCTCATGCCCTGAGTCAAACACTTACAGCCCATTTATATGGGGTTTATGATGGACATGGAGGCTCTCAG CAGGTAGCTAATTATTGTCATGAGCGTCTCCATATGGTTTTAGCACAGGAGATAGATATCATGAAAGAGGATCCACATAATGGAAGTGTTAACTGGAAGGAGCAATGGTCAAAGGCTTTCTTGAATTGTTTCTGTAGAGTCGATGATGAGGTAGGAGGGTTCTGTAGTGAAACAGACGGGATTGAGCCTGACCTTTCAGTCATTGCTCCTGAAGCAGTTGGATCTACAGCTATAGTTGCTGTTGTTAGTCCAACCCATATTATTGTTGCGAATTGTGGTGATTCAAGGGCAGTCCTTTGTCGGGGAAAACTGCCCATGCCATTATCCATTGACCATAAG CCAAATAGGGAAGATGAGTGTTCACGAATAGAAGAACTGGGAGGGAAGGTCATTAATTGGGATGGACATCGCGTTTCTGGTGTTCTTGCAGTTTCAAGGTCAATTG GAATCTCAAAGCTACGATGGAGCAGACCTGCACATGTACCAAACTTAAAGTGTTATTCCATACAATATATAGTGTCAAAGGTCAACCCTGAAGCAGCCCACTGA